TTCGATGGTAGATGTATTAAAATCATTACCGACTAAAAAGTTGGCATACCCAAAAGCCATCTCATCCATAGCACCACTTTGGGTAAGACCGATGTCACTAAAACCTCTGCGTCCCGCATCTTGGATACAACTTTGAACACCACCATTTTCGACTAAAAAGCCTCTACTCATAGCTCGCCTCCTAGTCTTAAAAATTCCGCCTTAGAGATCGGCTCAAATTGCACGTGATCGCCTACATGTAAAAGGGAAAGTCCATCATAAGCGGCATCAAACATCGCCGTAGGTGTACGCCCTAAAACTTTCCAACCACCAGGGCTTTGGCTTGGATAAACTGCGGTCTGACGATCAGCAATCGAGACACTGCCTTTGGGAACAGCCTTCCTCGGACTCGCTAAACGAGAGGTTGCTAAACGCTCATCAATTTCGCCCAAATATGCAAAGCCAGGAGCAAAACCAATCGCATACACACTGTACAACCCTTTTACATGTAAAGCGATAATCTCTTCCACACTCAGGTTTTTTTCTTCTGCTAAAAGCTGTAAATCCAACCCAACTTCAACTCCATAATACGTTGGAATCGTAATGATTTTAGGCTCACTCATTGTAATCTCTTCGGCATGATGAATAATCTTCTCGATCTTCGCACACACCCCATCAAAATCAAATTGCATAAGATCATAACTCACCATCAACGATGCATAAGAAGGGATTATTTCAAAAAAACTTTCACATTTTTCAGCCTTTAACGCAAGGTAGGCTTTTTGTACCTCTTGCGAAATGGCAGGATCAATACTGCTTCCAAAATAGACAATAACGGACGACTCTGAGGCAATTTTATAAACGCGACTCACATGCTTTTCCTAAGGGTTTCTACCATTTTAACGGCTTCTTCATTATCGCCATGTACACACAAGGTATCGGCCCTGAGTGCGATTTTTTTACCCGAAATGGTCTCAAGAACGCCCTCTTTTTGAAGCAGTTTTAAACGCTCAATAACTGCCTCCACATCGTGAAGCACAGCTCCTTTTTGACTGCGAGCCACCAACAGACCGCTGTCATCATACGCGCGATCGGCAAAAACTTCATAGATCAGCTCTAATCCAAGCTCTTTGGCGATAGCTTCTTGCTTGGAAGTATCCACCATCGAGAGAATCATCAATTTAAGTTTTGGATTTAAGCGCGCAACCGCTGAAGCAATGGCTCTAAAAATACGCTCGTCTTTCATCATATCGTTGTAAAGTCCACCATGCGGTTTGACATACGAAAGTGTGGCACCATTGGCAGTCACAAAGCCTTGAAGTGCGCCAATTTGGTAAATGACCATTGTCTCAACCTCTTCCAAAGAGCAAACCATACTTCGTCTACCAAAGCCCACCAAATCAGGATACGCGGGGTGCGCCCCAATGGTAACGCCATGCTTCAGTGCAAGCTTAATGGAACGATCCATAATCACAGGATCTCCCGCATGAAACCCACACGCAAAATTGGCCATATCCACATAAGGCATTATGGCTTCATCAAGCCCCATTTTCCATGAACCAAAACTCTCACCTGCATCACAGTTTAATTTGATCATCACCTTCTCCTAATCGGAAGAAAAATTTTGAAATAATGGTATCACAGTTCGATTAAAGTAAAAGGCTAATAAATAACCAAATAGCAAAAAAGCTTTACATGTAAAGATACAACGTGCCCTTATTTTCCACCAATACCCATTCATTTAGTTTTATTTTCTCAATTTAATATACAGTCAATTAGTAGTATAATGATAAGAATTATGTATGAATGAAGGTATGAGTATTATGAAATATGACGTGATTGTAATTGGTGGTGGACATGCAGGTATTGAAGCATCTTTAGCGTCCGCAAGACTTGGGCATAAAACCCTTCTTATCTCTATTTTAGCAGAGCAAATTGGAGCAGCAAGCTGTAACCCCGCTATTGGTGGTCTGGCTAAAGGGCATTTGGTGAAAGAACTTGACGCGCTGGGTGGGCAGATGGCACTTGCAACCGATGCTGCGGGTATTCAATTTCGAACCCTTAATCTCTCTAAAGGCCCCGCCGTTAGAGGCAGTCGCGCTCAAATCGATATGGATCGATACCGCATCTACATGCGTACCATCGTTTTAAACACGGAAAATCTCAGTGTCGCTCAAGAAATTGTTGACGAGATCGTTACGGAAGATGGAAAAGTGACAGGCGTTATTACAGCCATGGGTAACCACTACCATGCTCAAAAAATCATTATTACTACTGGAACATTTTTAAAAGGTCTGATTCATATTGGTGAGTACAAACACCAATCAGGTCGCGTGGGAGAGTTTCCTTCCATGAAACTCTCAGACTCTATCCAATCACTGGGCATCAACATGGGACGCCTTAAAACAGGTACCTGTGCGAGAATTGATGCAAAAACAATTGATTTTTCGAAAATGGAGCTACAACCAGGAGATGAGAACCCGATCCCGTTTAGTTTTAGAACCGATCGAGCAACGTTTAAACCATTCCAACTCCCTTGCTACATCGCGTATACAAACGAAGAAACCCATACCATCATCGAGAGCAATTTCCACCGTGCTCCTCTTTTTACAGGGCAAATTGAAGGTATTGGGCCACGTTACTGCCCTAGCATTGAAGATAAAATCAACCGCTTCCGTGACAAAGAGCGCCACCATCTCTTT
This Sulfurospirillum arsenophilum NBRC 109478 DNA region includes the following protein-coding sequences:
- the pxpB gene encoding 5-oxoprolinase subunit PxpB; translated protein: MSRVYKIASESSVIVYFGSSIDPAISQEVQKAYLALKAEKCESFFEIIPSYASLMVSYDLMQFDFDGVCAKIEKIIHHAEEITMSEPKIITIPTYYGVEVGLDLQLLAEEKNLSVEEIIALHVKGLYSVYAIGFAPGFAYLGEIDERLATSRLASPRKAVPKGSVSIADRQTAVYPSQSPGGWKVLGRTPTAMFDAAYDGLSLLHVGDHVQFEPISKAEFLRLGGEL
- a CDS encoding 5-oxoprolinase subunit PxpA; the protein is MIKLNCDAGESFGSWKMGLDEAIMPYVDMANFACGFHAGDPVIMDRSIKLALKHGVTIGAHPAYPDLVGFGRRSMVCSLEEVETMVIYQIGALQGFVTANGATLSYVKPHGGLYNDMMKDERIFRAIASAVARLNPKLKLMILSMVDTSKQEAIAKELGLELIYEVFADRAYDDSGLLVARSQKGAVLHDVEAVIERLKLLQKEGVLETISGKKIALRADTLCVHGDNEEAVKMVETLRKSM